A stretch of the Vigna radiata var. radiata cultivar VC1973A chromosome 7, Vradiata_ver6, whole genome shotgun sequence genome encodes the following:
- the LOC106768329 gene encoding pentatricopeptide repeat-containing protein ELI1, chloroplastic yields the protein MMSPIEVSVLTKAAPSASSASVQVDNFAVLIDNSKSINHLHQIHAALLRRGLHHHPILNFKLQRSYSSLGLLHHTVTLFHHTPAPNVFLWSSIINAYSHSALWDCALSYYAQMLAHHVQPNAFTLSSLLKGCTLQPTTVVHSHAVKFGLSSDLYVSTSLVDAYARGGDVVSAQKLFDAMPERSLVSLTAMLTCYVKHGMLREARLLFEGMRVKDVVCWNVMIDGYAQHGCPNEALVLFREMLGKKVRPNEITVLAVLSSCGQLGALECGRWVHSYVENRGVGVGVKLNLRVGTALVDMYCKCGSLEDARKVFDGMVGKDVVAWNSLIMGYGIHGFGDEALQLFHEMLRVGVRPSDITFVAVLTACGHAGLVGKGWEVFDLMKSRYEMEPKVEHYGCMVNLLGRAGRVREAYDLVRSMEVEPDSILWGTLLWACRIHNDVSLGEEIAEFLVSNDLATSGTCILLSNMYAAARNWVGVAKVRSFMKESGVEKEPGCSSIEVNNRVHEFLAGDIRHRRSKDIYSMLGKMNGLLKARGYTPKIDVVLHDIGEQQKEQSLEVHSEKLALAFGLISTSPGTAIKIVKNLRVCLDCHAVMKMMSKISGRKIIMRDRNRFHHFENGSCSCRDYW from the coding sequence atgatGAGCCCAATCGAAGTGAGTGTATTGACGAAGGCAGCGCCCTCAGCAAGCTCAGCCTCAGTTCAGGTAGACAACTTCGCCGTCCTAATCGACAACTCTAAATCCATAAACCACCTTCACCAAATACACGCTGCACTCCTCCGTCGCGGCCTCCACCACCACCCCATCCTCAACTTCAAGCTCCAACGCTCCTACTCCTCCCTCGGCCTCCTCCACCACACCGTCACCCTCTTCCACCACACCCCAGCCCCTAACGTCTTCCTATGGAGCTCCATCATCAACGCCTATTCCCACTCCGCTCTCTGGGACTGCGCTCTCTCTTATTACGCCCAAATGCTAGCTCACCACGTGCAACCCAACGCCTTTACCCTCTCTTCCCTCCTCAAAGGTTGCACCCTGCAACCCACCACGGTCGTTCACTCCCACGCCGTTAAGTTCGGACTAAGTTCCGACCTTTACGTATCCACGAGCCTTGTTGATGCCTACGCACGGGGCGGTGATGTTGTGTCCGCTCAGAAACTGTTCGACGCAATGCCTGAGAGGAGTTTGGTTTCTTTGACTGCCATGCTTACTTGCTACGTGAAACACGGGATGCTCCGAGAGGCGCGGCTGTTGTTTGAAGGGATGAGGGTGAAGGACGTGGTGTGTTGGAACGTGATGATTGATGGGTATGCTCAGCATGGGTGCCCGAACGAGGCTTTGGTGCTTTTTAGGGAAATGCTGGGTAAGAAGGTTAGGCCCAATGAGATAACTGTATTGGCTGTGTTGTCGTCTTGTGGCCAGCTTGGTGCGTTGGAGTGTGGTAGGTGGGTGCATTCGTATGTTGAGAATCGTGGTGTTGGGGTTGGGGTCAAGCTAAACTTACGTGTGGGTACTGCGTTGGTTGATATGTACTGCAAATGTGGGAGTTTGGAGGATGCGCGCAAGGTGTTTGATGGGATGGTGGGAAAGGATGTGGTGGCGTGGAATTCGTTGATTATGGGGTATGGCATACATGGGTTTGGTGATGAGGCCTTGCAGTTGTTTCATGAGATGCTTCGTGTTGGAGTTAGACCTTCAGATATTACATTTGTTGCTGTTTTGACTGCATGTGGGCATGCAGGTTTGGTTGGCAAAGGATGGGAGGTTTTCGATTTGATGAAGAGTAGGTATGAGATGGAACCAAAGGTTGAGCATTACGGGTGTATGGTTAATCTTCTTGGCCGTGCTGGGCGTGTGCGAGAAGCTTATGACCTTGTGAGAAGCATGGAGGTGGAGCCTGATTCTATCCTGTGGGGTACTTTGCTTTGGGCTTGTAGAATCCATAACGATGTTTCGTTGGGAGAGGAAATTGCAGAGTTTCTTGTGAGCAATGATTTGGCTACTTCAGGGACTTGTATCCTTCTCTCTAACATGTATGCTGCTGCTCGTAACTGGGTTGGTGTGGCTAAGGTCAGATCATTTATGAAAGAGAGTGGGGTTGAGAAGGAACCTGGTTGTAGTTCCATTGAAGTTAACAACAGAGTGCACGAGTTTCTTGCTGGTGATATAAGACACCGGAGAAGCAAGGATATATATTCGATGCTCGGGAAAATGAATGGTTTGCTCAAGGCTCGCGGTTATACCCCAAAAATAGATGTGGTATTACATGATATAGGAGAGCAACAGAAAGAGCAATCGTTGGAAGTTCATAGTGAGAAGCTTGCCTTAGCATTTGGGCTTATAAGTACCAGCCCAGGAACTGCGATCAAGATTGTAAAGAATCTTCGAGTGTGTTTAGATTGCCATGCCGTGATGAAGATGATGTCCAAGATCTCTGgcagaaaaataataatgagaGACCGGAATCGGTTCCACCATTTTGAGAACGGTTCGTGTTCGTGCCGGGATTATTGGTga